The Zingiber officinale cultivar Zhangliang chromosome 9A, Zo_v1.1, whole genome shotgun sequence genome window below encodes:
- the LOC122021156 gene encoding malate dehydrogenase, mitochondrial-like isoform X1, which yields MRSFLVRSAESALRRGGNGPSARRLFSSISAPDRKVAVLGAAGGIGQPLALLMKLNPLVSSLALYDIAGTPGVAADVSHINTRAKVAGYAGEEQLGEALEGSDVVIIPAGVPRKPGMTRDDLFNINAGIVKSLCTAIAKYCPNAVVNMISNPVNSTVPIASEVFKKAGTYDERKLFGVTTLDVVRAKTFYAGKANIPAADVNVPVVGGHAGITILPLFSQATPASNDLSHEDINALTKRTQDGGTEVVEAKAGKGSATLSMAYAGAIFADACLKGLNGTPDIVECSFVQSSITELPFFASKVRLGKNGVEEVLGLGPLSDYEKEGLENLKPELKASIEKGIKFANQN from the exons ATGAGGAGCTTCTTGGTCAGATCCGCTGAATCCGCGCTCCGACGCGGCGGCAACGGCCCCTCCGCCCGCCGCCTCTTCTCCTCCATCTCCGCCCCCGATCGCAAGGTCGCAGTCCTTGGTGCCGCCGGCGGGATCGGCCAGCCCCTCGCCCTCCTCATGAAGCTCAACCCCCTCGTCTCCAGCCTCGCCCTCTACGATATCGCCGGCACCCCCGGCGTCGCCGCCGATGTCAGCCACATCAACACTCGCGCCAAG GTGGCCGGCTATGCTGGCGAGGAGCAGCTAGGCGAGGCGCTCGAGGGCTCCGATGTTGTGATCATCCCCGCTGGCGTGCCGCGGAAACCCGGTATGACTCGTGACGATCTCTTCAATATCAACGCTGGCATCGTTAAGTCCCTATGCACCGCCATCGCCAAGTACTGCCCTAAC GCTGTTGTTAATATGATCAGCAACCCAGTGAACTCTACTGTGCCAATTGCTTCTGAGGTGTTCAAGAAGGCAGGAACATACGATGAGAGAAAGTTGTTCGGTGTCACTACCCTCGATGTAGTCAGAGCTAAAACCTTCTATGCTGGGAAAGCTAATATTCCTGCAGCTG ATGTTAATGTTCCCGTTGTTGGTGGGCATGCTGGCATAACCATCTTGCCCCTGTTCTCCCAG GCAACTCCTGCTAGTAATGATTTGTCTCATGAGGATATCAACGCTCTCACCAAGAGGACCCAGGATGGTGGGACGGAGGTTGTGGAGGCAAAGGCTGGAAAAGGCTCTGCGACCTTGTCAATGGC ATACGCTGGAGCAATTTTTGCAGATGCATGTTTGAAAGGTCTTAATGGCACTCCTGACATTGTTGAGTGTTCATTTGTGCAATCATCCATTACAGAGTTGCCATTTTTTGCATCTAAG GTGAGGTTGGGAAAGAACGGAGTGGAAGAAGTTCTCGGACTAGGGCCTCTGTCTGACTACGAGAAAGAGGGCTTGGAAAATCTTAAGCCAGAACTGAAAGCCTCGATAGAAAAGGGTATCAAGTTCGCTAACCAAAATTAA
- the LOC122021156 gene encoding malate dehydrogenase, mitochondrial-like isoform X2, with the protein MRSFLVRSAESALRRGGNGPSARRLFSSISAPDRKVAVLGAAGGIGQPLALLMKLNPLVSSLALYDIAGTPGVAADVSHINTRAKVAGYAGEEQLGEALEGSDVVIIPAGVPRKPGMTRDDLFNINAGIVKSLCTAIAKYCPNAVVNMISNPVNSTVPIASEVFKKAGTYDERKLFGVTTLDVVRAKTFYAGKANIPAADVNVPVVGGHAGITILPLFSQATPASNDLSHEDINALTKRTQDGGTEVVEAKAGKGSATLSMAYAGAIFADACLKGLNGTPDIVECSFVQSSITELPFFASKVSEVGKERSGRSSRTRASV; encoded by the exons ATGAGGAGCTTCTTGGTCAGATCCGCTGAATCCGCGCTCCGACGCGGCGGCAACGGCCCCTCCGCCCGCCGCCTCTTCTCCTCCATCTCCGCCCCCGATCGCAAGGTCGCAGTCCTTGGTGCCGCCGGCGGGATCGGCCAGCCCCTCGCCCTCCTCATGAAGCTCAACCCCCTCGTCTCCAGCCTCGCCCTCTACGATATCGCCGGCACCCCCGGCGTCGCCGCCGATGTCAGCCACATCAACACTCGCGCCAAG GTGGCCGGCTATGCTGGCGAGGAGCAGCTAGGCGAGGCGCTCGAGGGCTCCGATGTTGTGATCATCCCCGCTGGCGTGCCGCGGAAACCCGGTATGACTCGTGACGATCTCTTCAATATCAACGCTGGCATCGTTAAGTCCCTATGCACCGCCATCGCCAAGTACTGCCCTAAC GCTGTTGTTAATATGATCAGCAACCCAGTGAACTCTACTGTGCCAATTGCTTCTGAGGTGTTCAAGAAGGCAGGAACATACGATGAGAGAAAGTTGTTCGGTGTCACTACCCTCGATGTAGTCAGAGCTAAAACCTTCTATGCTGGGAAAGCTAATATTCCTGCAGCTG ATGTTAATGTTCCCGTTGTTGGTGGGCATGCTGGCATAACCATCTTGCCCCTGTTCTCCCAG GCAACTCCTGCTAGTAATGATTTGTCTCATGAGGATATCAACGCTCTCACCAAGAGGACCCAGGATGGTGGGACGGAGGTTGTGGAGGCAAAGGCTGGAAAAGGCTCTGCGACCTTGTCAATGGC ATACGCTGGAGCAATTTTTGCAGATGCATGTTTGAAAGGTCTTAATGGCACTCCTGACATTGTTGAGTGTTCATTTGTGCAATCATCCATTACAGAGTTGCCATTTTTTGCATCTAAGGTTA GTGAGGTTGGGAAAGAACGGAGTGGAAGAAGTTCTCGGACTAGGGCCTCTGTCTGA